A window of the Gossypium hirsutum isolate 1008001.06 chromosome A03, Gossypium_hirsutum_v2.1, whole genome shotgun sequence genome harbors these coding sequences:
- the LOC107887791 gene encoding uncharacterized protein produces MDFASGLPLMPSRKDSVWVIVDRLTKPAHFIPVCTDYSLQKLAKLYVSEIVSPWKKVLRLGRKGKLSPRFIGSYHILKRVGLVAYQLELPPELDRIHNMFHVSMLRRFHSNPTHIISTKKIEVRPDLTFGEEPVQILDCDIKVLRRKSVPLVKVLWCSDSSEEARWVPEEAMHSNAPICFDQRRIKGENWRTFVVADGGATMTAATKEKWWGGGGAMALYGG; encoded by the exons atggactttgctAGTGGGCTACCCCTAATGCCTTCTAGGAAGGATTCAGTGTGGGTCAtcgtggataggttgaccaagccTGCCCATTTTATACCTGTATGTACTGATTACTCGTTGCAGAAGTTGGCTAAGCTGTATGtgtctgaaatt gtctcgccatggaagaaagtactgaGGCTTGGTCGaaagggcaagctaagccctaggttcattgggtcaTACCATATTTTGAAGCGCGTGGGCCTTGTTGCCTATCAActggagttacctccagagttggaccgAATTCATAAtatgttccacgtctctatgttgaggcgattTCACTCTAATCCTACGCACATCATCTCGACTAagaagattgaggttagaccagatttgaCCTTTGGAGAAGAGCCGGTTCAGATTTTAGACTGTGATATAAAAGTTCTGAGGAGAAAGTCGGTTCCATTGGTTAAGGTGCTATGGTGTAGTGATAGTTCTGAGGAAGCCAGGTGGGTACCCGAGGAGGCGATGCATAGCAATGCCCCCATCtgttttgaccag AGAAGAATAAAAGGAGAAAATTGGAGAACTTTTGTGGTGGCCGATGGCGGTGCAACAATGACGGCGGCGACGAAGGAGAAGTGGTGGGGTGGTGGAGGTGCAATGGCCTTGTATGGTGGCTGA